Proteins found in one Magnolia sinica isolate HGM2019 chromosome 5, MsV1, whole genome shotgun sequence genomic segment:
- the LOC131245031 gene encoding uncharacterized protein LOC131245031: MLSKLKNTAQKHLLLLPPLLLLLLLLIGMMIWTVVVKLGTKRRTWVALFVLVYALLLSSSWNLIRSILTWYSSSTIGLWPALYASLLFGGVFGLLSMAAAFAIVLPATVVTWITVLVLLAFAGKPRRSLVVEARKITADITTFAIKIVLREGNIVAAAAAILSFLALFRSSRNGGTTTDSSFVN; this comes from the coding sequence ATGCTTAGCAAGCTCAAAAACACAGCACAaaagcatcttcttcttcttcctcctcttcttcttcttcttcttcttcttattgggatgatgatttgGACGGTGGTGGTGAAATTGGGGACGAAAAGGAGGACATGGGTAGCTCTGTTCGTCCTCGTCTATGCACTCCTACTCTCTTCCTCTTGGAACCTCATCCGCTCCATCCTCACCTGGTATTCTTCCTCCACCATTGGCTTATGGCCCGCCCTCTACGCCTCCCTCCTCTTCGGGGGCGTCTTCGGCCTCCTCTCCATGGCTGCTGCCTTCGCTATTGTCCTCCCTGCCACTGTCGTTACTTGGATCACCGTCCTTGTCCTCCTCGCTTTCGCCGGCAAGCCTCGCCGCTCCCTTGTGGTTGAGGCCCGCAAGATCACCGCTGATATCACCACCTTCGCCATTAAGATCGTCCTCAGGGAAGGGAATATTGTTGCTGCTGCCGCCGCCATTCTCAGCTTCCTCGCACTGTTTCGGAGCAGCCGTAATGGTGGGACTACCACTGATTCATCCTTTGTTAATTAA
- the LOC131245030 gene encoding E4 SUMO-protein ligase PIAL2-like isoform X6, with protein MIEASDSKINARFYPRIKMGQIIVSLEVKRLFVAQTDKMETSSCIISPPEVNFMLNGKGVERRTNVSMDSGPQFPTDVTAMLRYGTNVMQAIGHFNGNYIIVIAYMSLISASDTTVTEDYIQPADTALASVDDEIIEGPSRISLNCPISFRRIKTPVKGHLCRHHQLLEEAGEDITDVLISADGSWKLIAEHDDHTNQPQNVALPGHQDGLEQCESTSQDIQTNVVDLTTEETDDRDVGINSTEADTSMGYVNQHYTNTCESEDRKPFQGIHLGFSVTQNLSESPLLRSTSETVQEDACQTGHTILSRILSSASNGSEVPVARMDGHTGISESFTIGALQAPVLRTAVSPVLNQDPMDGCGINQPAVTIETARQARQSATTENMQLQQPQFGNSIVGRETDRRLIPRHVSRAPIAIQALPAQTQGPISHQQRPRTSLLGVNSMICNSTPPVASPASPAVMATPDSFNFLGCDFERQQVTQTQPNPLSTSDVASSSLQPHTMTQNWDSQDLYIPNQSFQQGSSHLATGHQNQASAYRASPGPPPRHQNPQYQHPACMRVSQTISHLENMLRQSSRVPSLHVQQTSQGVDLAAGSATNQRTQLMVPHQSSQIAGPPAVAGSEAPRTISSYPTNANGIRLTMGEHRWNLGGAQPAPMIDSVTELPSEQNWRPTGRMRGSLMGRTYSAALSQLIVQPTPPAQARLL; from the exons CGGTTGTTTGTAGCTCAAACGGATAAGATGGAGACATCGTCTTGTATTATAAGTCCACCAGAAGTGAA TTTTATGTTAAACGGAAAAGGAGTAGAGAGAAggacaaatgtttcaatg GACAGTGGGCCACAATTTCCAACAGATGTGACTGCAATGCTTAGATATGGGACAAATGTTATGCAAGCTATTGGGCATTTTAACG GCAATTATATCATAGTGATAGCATACATGAGTTTGATATCAGCCTCTGATACTACAGTAACAGAAGATTACATCCAACCTGCTGACACTGCACTTGCATCAG TAGATGATGAGATAATTGAGGGGCCATCAAGAATATCACTTAATTGTCCGATAAG CTTTAGACGTATCAAAACCCCTGTAAAAGGACATCTCTGCAGACACCATCAG CTATTGGAAGAGGCAGGAGAGGACATCACTGATGTACTTATCTCAGCAGATGGATCTTGGAAACTTATTGCCGAACATGATGACCATACTAATCAACCACAAAATGTAGCACTTCCTGGCCATCAAGATGGACTAGAGCAGTGTGAATCTACGTCCCAAGATATCCAAACCAATGTTGTGGATCTTACTACGGAAGAAACTGATGACAGAGATGTGGGGATCAATTCTACAGAAGCAGACACTTCAATGGGCTATGTGAACCAGCATTACACAAATACCTGTGAATCTGAAGATAGGAAACCTTTTCAGGGTATTCATCTAGGTTTTTCTGTTACTCAAAATCTTTCTGAGTCTCCACTTCTTAGAAGTACCTCAGAGACGGTACAAGAAGATGCTTGTCAAACAGGTCATACTATCTTGTCGAGGATTTTGTCATCTGCTTCCAATGGATCAGAAGTACCTGTTGCTAGAATGGATGGCCATACAGGCATTTCAGAATCCTTTACCATTGGTGCCTTGCAGGCTCCAGTGCTAAGAACTGCTGTTTCACCTGTGCTTAATCAAGATCCCATGGATGGATGTGGCATCAATCAACCAGCAGTCACTATTGAGACTGCGCGACAAGCCAGGCAATCTGCAACCACTGAAAACATGCAGTTACAACAGCCACAATTTGGAAATTCAATTGTAGGCCGTGAAACCGATAGAAGATTAATACCTAGACATGTCAGCAGAGCCCCCATAGCAATTCAGGCCCTTCCAGCCCAGACACAAGGACCCATTTCGCATCAGCAAAGGCCACGAACAAGTTTACTGGGTGTCAATTCCATGATCTGCAATAGCACCCCTCCTGTTGCTTCCCCAGCATCCCCTGCTGTGATGGCTACTCCAGATAGTTTTAATTTCTTAGGCTGTGACTTCGAAAGGCAGCAGGTCACACAGACACAACCAAATCCTCTGTCGACTTCTGATGTTGCTTCATCTTCATTGCAGCCTCACACCATGACACAG AATTGGGATAGTCAGGATCTTTATATTCCAAACCAATCATTCCAACAGGGGAGCAGCCATCTGGCAACAGGCCACCAGAATCAAGCAAGTGCTTATAGAGCTTCCCCTGGGCCTCCTCCACGCCACCAAAATCCACAATATCAGCATCCTGCATGCATGAGGGTCTCTCAAACTATTAGCCACCTTGAGAATATGCTCCGCCAATCTTCTCGTGTGCCATCATTGCATGTTCAGCAAACAAGCCAAGGTGTCGATCTGGCAGCAGGAAGTGCAACTAACCAACGCACTCAATTAATGGTTCCCCATCAGTCCTCACAGATAGCAGGGCCACCAGCAGTGGCAGGTTCAGAAGCTCCCAGAACAATATCATCTTACCCCACGAATGCCAATGGTATTAGGCTAACCATGGGAGAGCACAGATGGAACTTGGGTGGGGCACAACCAGCTCCTATGATTGACAGTGTGACAGAACTGCCATCAGAGCAGAACTGGCGGCCCACAGGGCGGATGAGGGGAAGCCTTATGGGAAGGACTTATTCAGCTGCTCTCAGCCAACTCATTGTTCAACCCACCCCACCGGCACAAGCCAGACTGCTGTGA
- the LOC131245030 gene encoding E4 SUMO-protein ligase PIAL2-like isoform X5, whose amino-acid sequence MGQIIVSLEVKPGYEILVVDFLIHKALPVAAKERIRLFVAQTDKMETSSCIISPPEVNFMLNGKGVERRTNVSMDSGPQFPTDVTAMLRYGTNVMQAIGHFNGNYIIVIAYMSLISASDTTVTEDYIQPADTALASVDDEIIEGPSRISLNCPISFRRIKTPVKGHLCRHHQLLEEAGEDITDVLISADGSWKLIAEHDDHTNQPQNVALPGHQDGLEQCESTSQDIQTNVVDLTTEETDDRDVGINSTEADTSMGYVNQHYTNTCESEDRKPFQGIHLGFSVTQNLSESPLLRSTSETVQEDACQTGHTILSRILSSASNGSEVPVARMDGHTGISESFTIGALQAPVLRTAVSPVLNQDPMDGCGINQPAVTIETARQARQSATTENMQLQQPQFGNSIVGRETDRRLIPRHVSRAPIAIQALPAQTQGPISHQQRPRTSLLGVNSMICNSTPPVASPASPAVMATPDSFNFLGCDFERQQVTQTQPNPLSTSDVASSSLQPHTMTQNWDSQDLYIPNQSFQQGSSHLATGHQNQASAYRASPGPPPRHQNPQYQHPACMRVSQTISHLENMLRQSSRVPSLHVQQTSQGVDLAAGSATNQRTQLMVPHQSSQIAGPPAVAGSEAPRTISSYPTNANGIRLTMGEHRWNLGGAQPAPMIDSVTELPSEQNWRPTGRMRGSLMGRTYSAALSQLIVQPTPPAQARLL is encoded by the exons CGGTTGTTTGTAGCTCAAACGGATAAGATGGAGACATCGTCTTGTATTATAAGTCCACCAGAAGTGAA TTTTATGTTAAACGGAAAAGGAGTAGAGAGAAggacaaatgtttcaatg GACAGTGGGCCACAATTTCCAACAGATGTGACTGCAATGCTTAGATATGGGACAAATGTTATGCAAGCTATTGGGCATTTTAACG GCAATTATATCATAGTGATAGCATACATGAGTTTGATATCAGCCTCTGATACTACAGTAACAGAAGATTACATCCAACCTGCTGACACTGCACTTGCATCAG TAGATGATGAGATAATTGAGGGGCCATCAAGAATATCACTTAATTGTCCGATAAG CTTTAGACGTATCAAAACCCCTGTAAAAGGACATCTCTGCAGACACCATCAG CTATTGGAAGAGGCAGGAGAGGACATCACTGATGTACTTATCTCAGCAGATGGATCTTGGAAACTTATTGCCGAACATGATGACCATACTAATCAACCACAAAATGTAGCACTTCCTGGCCATCAAGATGGACTAGAGCAGTGTGAATCTACGTCCCAAGATATCCAAACCAATGTTGTGGATCTTACTACGGAAGAAACTGATGACAGAGATGTGGGGATCAATTCTACAGAAGCAGACACTTCAATGGGCTATGTGAACCAGCATTACACAAATACCTGTGAATCTGAAGATAGGAAACCTTTTCAGGGTATTCATCTAGGTTTTTCTGTTACTCAAAATCTTTCTGAGTCTCCACTTCTTAGAAGTACCTCAGAGACGGTACAAGAAGATGCTTGTCAAACAGGTCATACTATCTTGTCGAGGATTTTGTCATCTGCTTCCAATGGATCAGAAGTACCTGTTGCTAGAATGGATGGCCATACAGGCATTTCAGAATCCTTTACCATTGGTGCCTTGCAGGCTCCAGTGCTAAGAACTGCTGTTTCACCTGTGCTTAATCAAGATCCCATGGATGGATGTGGCATCAATCAACCAGCAGTCACTATTGAGACTGCGCGACAAGCCAGGCAATCTGCAACCACTGAAAACATGCAGTTACAACAGCCACAATTTGGAAATTCAATTGTAGGCCGTGAAACCGATAGAAGATTAATACCTAGACATGTCAGCAGAGCCCCCATAGCAATTCAGGCCCTTCCAGCCCAGACACAAGGACCCATTTCGCATCAGCAAAGGCCACGAACAAGTTTACTGGGTGTCAATTCCATGATCTGCAATAGCACCCCTCCTGTTGCTTCCCCAGCATCCCCTGCTGTGATGGCTACTCCAGATAGTTTTAATTTCTTAGGCTGTGACTTCGAAAGGCAGCAGGTCACACAGACACAACCAAATCCTCTGTCGACTTCTGATGTTGCTTCATCTTCATTGCAGCCTCACACCATGACACAG AATTGGGATAGTCAGGATCTTTATATTCCAAACCAATCATTCCAACAGGGGAGCAGCCATCTGGCAACAGGCCACCAGAATCAAGCAAGTGCTTATAGAGCTTCCCCTGGGCCTCCTCCACGCCACCAAAATCCACAATATCAGCATCCTGCATGCATGAGGGTCTCTCAAACTATTAGCCACCTTGAGAATATGCTCCGCCAATCTTCTCGTGTGCCATCATTGCATGTTCAGCAAACAAGCCAAGGTGTCGATCTGGCAGCAGGAAGTGCAACTAACCAACGCACTCAATTAATGGTTCCCCATCAGTCCTCACAGATAGCAGGGCCACCAGCAGTGGCAGGTTCAGAAGCTCCCAGAACAATATCATCTTACCCCACGAATGCCAATGGTATTAGGCTAACCATGGGAGAGCACAGATGGAACTTGGGTGGGGCACAACCAGCTCCTATGATTGACAGTGTGACAGAACTGCCATCAGAGCAGAACTGGCGGCCCACAGGGCGGATGAGGGGAAGCCTTATGGGAAGGACTTATTCAGCTGCTCTCAGCCAACTCATTGTTCAACCCACCCCACCGGCACAAGCCAGACTGCTGTGA
- the LOC131245030 gene encoding E4 SUMO-protein ligase PIAL2-like isoform X4 produces the protein MIEASDSKINARFYPRIKMGQIIVSLEVKPGYEILVVDFLIHKALPVAAKERIRLFVAQTDKMETSSCIISPPEVNFMLNGKGVERRTNVSMDSGPQFPTDVTAMLRYGTNVMQAIGHFNGNYIIVIAYMSLISASDTTVTEDYIQPADTALASVDDEIIEGPSRISLNCPISFRRIKTPVKGHLCRHHQLLEEAGEDITDVLISADGSWKLIAEHDDHTNQPQNVALPGHQDGLEQCESTSQDIQTNVVDLTTEETDDRDVGINSTEADTSMGYVNQHYTNTCESEDRKPFQGIHLGFSVTQNLSESPLLRSTSETVQEDACQTGHTILSRILSSASNGSEVPVARMDGHTGISESFTIGALQAPVLRTAVSPVLNQDPMDGCGINQPAVTIETARQARQSATTENMQLQQPQFGNSIVGRETDRRLIPRHVSRAPIAIQALPAQTQGPISHQQRPRTSLLGVNSMICNSTPPVASPASPAVMATPDSFNFLGCDFERQQVTQTQPNPLSTSDVASSSLQPHTMTQNWDSQDLYIPNQSFQQGSSHLATGHQNQASAYRASPGPPPRHQNPQYQHPACMRVSQTISHLENMLRQSSRVPSLHVQQTSQGVDLAAGSATNQRTQLMVPHQSSQIAGPPAVAGSEAPRTISSYPTNANGIRLTMGEHRWNLGGAQPAPMIDSVTELPSEQNWRPTGRMRGSLMGRTYSAALSQLIVQPTPPAQARLL, from the exons CGGTTGTTTGTAGCTCAAACGGATAAGATGGAGACATCGTCTTGTATTATAAGTCCACCAGAAGTGAA TTTTATGTTAAACGGAAAAGGAGTAGAGAGAAggacaaatgtttcaatg GACAGTGGGCCACAATTTCCAACAGATGTGACTGCAATGCTTAGATATGGGACAAATGTTATGCAAGCTATTGGGCATTTTAACG GCAATTATATCATAGTGATAGCATACATGAGTTTGATATCAGCCTCTGATACTACAGTAACAGAAGATTACATCCAACCTGCTGACACTGCACTTGCATCAG TAGATGATGAGATAATTGAGGGGCCATCAAGAATATCACTTAATTGTCCGATAAG CTTTAGACGTATCAAAACCCCTGTAAAAGGACATCTCTGCAGACACCATCAG CTATTGGAAGAGGCAGGAGAGGACATCACTGATGTACTTATCTCAGCAGATGGATCTTGGAAACTTATTGCCGAACATGATGACCATACTAATCAACCACAAAATGTAGCACTTCCTGGCCATCAAGATGGACTAGAGCAGTGTGAATCTACGTCCCAAGATATCCAAACCAATGTTGTGGATCTTACTACGGAAGAAACTGATGACAGAGATGTGGGGATCAATTCTACAGAAGCAGACACTTCAATGGGCTATGTGAACCAGCATTACACAAATACCTGTGAATCTGAAGATAGGAAACCTTTTCAGGGTATTCATCTAGGTTTTTCTGTTACTCAAAATCTTTCTGAGTCTCCACTTCTTAGAAGTACCTCAGAGACGGTACAAGAAGATGCTTGTCAAACAGGTCATACTATCTTGTCGAGGATTTTGTCATCTGCTTCCAATGGATCAGAAGTACCTGTTGCTAGAATGGATGGCCATACAGGCATTTCAGAATCCTTTACCATTGGTGCCTTGCAGGCTCCAGTGCTAAGAACTGCTGTTTCACCTGTGCTTAATCAAGATCCCATGGATGGATGTGGCATCAATCAACCAGCAGTCACTATTGAGACTGCGCGACAAGCCAGGCAATCTGCAACCACTGAAAACATGCAGTTACAACAGCCACAATTTGGAAATTCAATTGTAGGCCGTGAAACCGATAGAAGATTAATACCTAGACATGTCAGCAGAGCCCCCATAGCAATTCAGGCCCTTCCAGCCCAGACACAAGGACCCATTTCGCATCAGCAAAGGCCACGAACAAGTTTACTGGGTGTCAATTCCATGATCTGCAATAGCACCCCTCCTGTTGCTTCCCCAGCATCCCCTGCTGTGATGGCTACTCCAGATAGTTTTAATTTCTTAGGCTGTGACTTCGAAAGGCAGCAGGTCACACAGACACAACCAAATCCTCTGTCGACTTCTGATGTTGCTTCATCTTCATTGCAGCCTCACACCATGACACAG AATTGGGATAGTCAGGATCTTTATATTCCAAACCAATCATTCCAACAGGGGAGCAGCCATCTGGCAACAGGCCACCAGAATCAAGCAAGTGCTTATAGAGCTTCCCCTGGGCCTCCTCCACGCCACCAAAATCCACAATATCAGCATCCTGCATGCATGAGGGTCTCTCAAACTATTAGCCACCTTGAGAATATGCTCCGCCAATCTTCTCGTGTGCCATCATTGCATGTTCAGCAAACAAGCCAAGGTGTCGATCTGGCAGCAGGAAGTGCAACTAACCAACGCACTCAATTAATGGTTCCCCATCAGTCCTCACAGATAGCAGGGCCACCAGCAGTGGCAGGTTCAGAAGCTCCCAGAACAATATCATCTTACCCCACGAATGCCAATGGTATTAGGCTAACCATGGGAGAGCACAGATGGAACTTGGGTGGGGCACAACCAGCTCCTATGATTGACAGTGTGACAGAACTGCCATCAGAGCAGAACTGGCGGCCCACAGGGCGGATGAGGGGAAGCCTTATGGGAAGGACTTATTCAGCTGCTCTCAGCCAACTCATTGTTCAACCCACCCCACCGGCACAAGCCAGACTGCTGTGA